The region ATCCATCCATTTATAGATGGAAATGGCCGTATAGGAAGATTATTAATGAACTTAGAATTGATGCAGCAGGGTTTTCCACCAACCAATGTGAAATTTGCTGATAGAAAGCGATATTATGAATGTTTTGCTGACTACCAGGAACATAATAATGCGAGTAAAATGATTATTATGCTTGCTGATTATATGGAAGAGGAGCTAGATAGATATTTAGAGATTTTAGGATAGAAATCTCTGTTAAGATATACTTATATTTATAAACTTGTAGACATGATACGAAAGTACTAACGCTATGAAAAGAATAGGAGATATTATGGCAGATCAAAATATAAACAAAAACGAGAAAGTCCTCACAGGACAACCCACGGAGAATCAAGAACCAGTTCACAAACGGCGTGAACGATACAAAGGAACTCACCCAAAAACCTTTAAAGAAAAATACAAAGAAAGACAACCAGAAAAATACGCAGATACCATTGAAAAAGTAATTCAGAAGGGAAGTACGCCTGCAGGTATGCACATCTCTATCTGTGTGAATGAAATCCTGGAGTTTCTGCAAATCAAGCCTGGTCAAAAAGGGTTAGATGCCACTCTTGGCTATGGTGGTCATACGAGGGAAATGTTAAAATGTCTAGAATCACAAGGGCATATGTACGCGCTTGATGTTGACCCAATTGAAATTGTGAAAACAAGAGAACGCCTTCAAAACCTAGGATTTGGTCCTGAGATTTTAACTATTAAACAGCTTAATTTTGCTAACATAGATGAAGTTGTAGAAGAAGCAGGATTATTTGACTTTGTATTAGCAGATTTAGGTGTTTCTTCAATGCAGATTGATGATCCAGACAGAGGATTTTCTTTTAAGACAGATGGACCACTGGATTTGCGATTGAATCCTGAGAAGGGAATCTCTGCAGCAGAACGTTTAAAGACAATTTCGCAAACGGAGCTACAGGGAATGTTGCTTGAGAATTCCGATGAACCTTATTCAGAAGAAATCTCAAAAGCGATTGTAAATGAAATCAAAAGAGGAAATGAGATTGATACGACGACGAAACTTCGTGACCTAATTAGTAAGGTACTTGTAACTATACCGGAAAATGAACAAAAAGAAGCCATTAAGAAGACTTGTCAAAGAACTTTCCAAGCATTACGAATTGATGTGAATAACGAATATGAAGTATTATATAGTTTTCTAGAGAAACTCCCTAATGTACTTGCAAAGGGAGGACGCGTCGCAATTTTAACCTTCCACTCAGGAGAGGATAGACTCGTGAAGAAGTCCTTTAAGAATTTACAACGAGCAGGTATCTATAGTGAAGTCTCAGATGATGTAATTCGTCCATCAGCAGAAGAATGTAATAGAAATCCACGTGCTCGTTCCACAAAGATGAGATGGGCTATCAA is a window of Lachnoclostridium phytofermentans ISDg DNA encoding:
- the rsmH gene encoding 16S rRNA (cytosine(1402)-N(4))-methyltransferase RsmH, coding for MADQNINKNEKVLTGQPTENQEPVHKRRERYKGTHPKTFKEKYKERQPEKYADTIEKVIQKGSTPAGMHISICVNEILEFLQIKPGQKGLDATLGYGGHTREMLKCLESQGHMYALDVDPIEIVKTRERLQNLGFGPEILTIKQLNFANIDEVVEEAGLFDFVLADLGVSSMQIDDPDRGFSFKTDGPLDLRLNPEKGISAAERLKTISQTELQGMLLENSDEPYSEEISKAIVNEIKRGNEIDTTTKLRDLISKVLVTIPENEQKEAIKKTCQRTFQALRIDVNNEYEVLYSFLEKLPNVLAKGGRVAILTFHSGEDRLVKKSFKNLQRAGIYSEVSDDVIRPSAEECNRNPRARSTKMRWAIKA